A window from Drosophila nasuta strain 15112-1781.00 chromosome 3, ASM2355853v1, whole genome shotgun sequence encodes these proteins:
- the LOC132791491 gene encoding uncharacterized protein LOC132791491 encodes MLLPLFVLRLLAAFGEVEAQLARNRNALTKTQSIEECINEMHVQNANLRKIVECLARSTSVTAFLEDTQWKLDLLEHRLDRLKTMQSPGVYVPSPYVHIDDVLQIEGSVAGFSCVAKLQVLQAIRRKLEHSHLMNGRPSTLFAWPLSRAPTSNMAQSTGSKIDGHSINEANASSHEVQELSCLLGRAIKKYAKRNLG; translated from the coding sequence atgctgttgccattgtttgTGCTACGTCTACTGGCAGCTTTTGGTGAAGTAGAAGCGCAGTTGGCACGCAATCGAAACGCATTGACCAAGACCCAGAGTATAGAGGAGTGCATCAATGAGATGCACGTGCAGAATGCCAATCTAAGGAAGATTGTCGAATGCCTGGCACGCTCAACAAGCGTAACCGCCTTTCTAGAGGATACACAGTGGAAACTGGATTTGTTAGAGCATCGTTTGGATAGACTGAAAACAATGCAATCACCTGGCGTCTATGTGCCTTCACCATATGTGCATATCGATGATGTGCTGCAAATCGAAGGCAGTGTGGCCGGCTTTAGCTGTGTGGCCAAGTTGCAAGTGCTGCAGGCCATACGACGAAAGCTGGAGCACTCGCATCTGATGAATGGCAGGCCAAGCACACTATTTGCCTGGCCTTTGTCACGGGCACCGACATCAAATATGGCGCAGTCAACGGGCAGCAAAATTGATGGGCATTCGATTAACGAGGCCAACGCATCGTCACACGAAGTTCAAGAGCTGAGCTGCCTCCTCGGTCGGGCCATAAAGAAGTACGCGAAACGCAATCTTGGCTAA